The Scomber scombrus chromosome 22, fScoSco1.1, whole genome shotgun sequence genome has a window encoding:
- the zcrb1 gene encoding zinc finger CCHC-type and RNA-binding motif-containing protein 1 isoform X1, producing MSGGLAPSKSTVYVSNLPFSLTNNDLHKLFTKYGKVVKVTIVKDKDTHKSKGVAFVLFLDRDSAHNCARAVNNKQLFGRTVKASIAVDNGRATEFIRRRNYTDKSKCYECGDTGHLSYACPKNMLGEREPPKKKEKKKKKKAQEPEEIEEESEEEGEDPTLDSLSQAIAFQQARIEEEEVKHQTQAVSSQEEDAHASTSSDSRKPRIKKSAYFSDEEELSD from the exons ATGAGTGGGGGTTTGGCACCAAGCAAAAGCACAGTGTATGTGTCCAACCTGCCGTTCTCTCTCACCAACAATGACCTGCACAAG CTATTTACCAAATATGGAAAAGTTGTCAA GGTTACCATTGTAAAAGATAAAGACACTCACAAGAGTAAAGGGGTGGCGTTCGTTCTTTTCCTGGACAGAGACTCAGCTCACAACTGTGCAAGAGCGGTGAACAACAAACAG CTGTTTGGCAGAACGGTGAAAGCAAGTATTGCCGTCGACAATGGGCGAGCAACTGAGTTCATAAGGAGACGCAACTACACAGACAAGTCCAAATGTTATGAATGTGGG GATACAGGACATCTAAGCTATGCATGCCCAAAGAACAtgctgggagagagagaacctccaaagaagaaagaaaagaagaagaagaaaaaggctCAAGAACCTGAGGAGAT tgaagaagaaagtgaggaagagggagaggaccCAACCTTAGATAGTCTTAGCCAAGCAATAGCTTTTCAG CAAGCCCGTattgaggaagaggaagtgaagCATCAGACGCAGGCAGTTTCATCGCAGGAGGAAGATGCTCATGCCTCTACGTCCTCAGATTCCAGGAAGCCAAGGATCAAAAAGAGTGCATACTTCAGTGATGAGGAAGAGCTCAGTGATTAA